Within the Borreliella valaisiana VS116 genome, the region GGGAAATTCAAAAAAGGTTTTGAGGATGGTTATGTTAATTTTAGTTTTTTTGAATTTAAAACAAACTATTTTTCTTTGCTTGAGCAAGGATTTCAAATAAATTATTCAAAAGGAAATTTAAAAATTTTTAATTTACAAAGGGATAATTTAGATTTTAATTTAAGTTATGACAAATCTAATGATTTTATTCGGTTAGATGCTTTATTTTTCAATGTCAATCTTTTAAATTGGATTAATTTAAACAAAAACTTTGAAGTTTATAAAGATTATTTTGATATAAGTTTAAATGGTCAGTTGGCATTTTCTTATGATTTTAAAAATAAAGATTTAAGATACGCAGGAATAATAGATTCTTCTTTAAATGTAGATACTATAGGTAAAGAAATTCAAGGTTTACAACTTGAAATCAAGGGGAATGATGACATTGTGAGCGTTAAAAATGCTTTTTTAAAGCTTAAAAGAGGAGTTGTAAACTATAAAGGTTATTATTCTTTAAAGGACTTACTTCCAATAGGACGTCTTAACTTTAAGTCTGCAAAAATTTTAAATTTTAACGACCTAAATGGATATTTGGATTTTAAGAAAGATAAAAATATTTTTTCAGTTAAATCTGATAATTTTAACCTTGGAAATCTTAATTTCCAAAATTTAAGTTTAAAAACTTATTTTTTAAAGGATAAAGTTTTTATTGACTATTTGATTTACTTAGAAAATAAAAATTCTCAAATTTCTTTAAAAGGCGATCTTAATGATGAGGAACTTTCTTTAAGTTTAGGCATTAAAGAGTTTCCTTTGCTTTTTTTAAAAGAAGTTATTCCTAGTTCTTACTTAATAAATTTTTTCCCCCAAACTTTATTTTCAGGTAAATATTTAAATTTAGTTTCTGATTTTAATTTCAATAAATTTGATTATCATAAAAATAGATTAAAAAAATTCAATTTCGTAGTATTTTCAAAGTTAGATAATTTTAAATTCATGCTTGATGCTAGTGGAGAGAAGAATTTTTACAAATCAAACAACTTTGATTTGCAGTACAATGATTACAATTTGCATTCCAGTTTGTTTGTTAAGCTATTTGAAAGTGGGTTTAATGTTAGCACGAATTTTTCTTATTTGGATAAAAATTATCCTTTGCATTTTAATGTTAATCTTAAAAATAAGGTTATTGTTGCCGAATCTCCTCTTGGCATTAAATTAGATTTCAATTATTTCAATTCTAAAATAGTTTATACTCTTAATGTTAATGGTTTTAAGGTTTATAATAAAACCTCTGATCTTTTAATAAATATAAATTTTCATGGAAACTATTTAAGTCTTAATGACGATTTGAAATTCAAAATAGATAAATTTAATATAATAAAAGCTTCTAAAATACCCTCTTATAATTTTAATTTTGATTTTAAGGGTTTATATGAATATGATAAATTGTACATTTTTGATGTTAAATTTATAAACAAACTTTCAAATTTGCAAGGATATGGACAATTCAATTTAAAAGATAATTTTAATGGAAGTTTAAATCTATTTTCTAGTCTAAATTCAGAGCGATATTTTTTAGGGATTAATTCCGATGAACATGGAAGTTATTTTTTGCTTAAATTTCAAGACTTAGATTTTTACAATTTTAATTCTTTGTCCCTTTTAGAAGGAAAGGTTAGTGGTAATTTTTTGCTAAATTTTAAAAAGAATGATTTTAAAAATTATTCTTTGAGTGGATATCTTGAGGCTAATAAATTAACTTTATTGGGCATTCCTGTACAGTTTTCTCTGAATTTAGGATTATTGGATAATAAGCTTAACATATATGATATAAAAGCCAAGCGAAATAAAAAAGAGTTTCTTACTGGTAGTCTGAGATATGATTTAAGCAGTTCTATAGGTGTATCTAATATGGTTTTTAATAGTGACTTGTTTTCTTATAAGTTTAATGCAAATTTTAGAAACTTTGAAAGTAGGGATAAAGAGCGATTTGGAGTTTTGAAAACTAAAACAGAGGGTGAATTTTCCTTTAGGGATATTAAATATAAAAATGAGTTTTTATCTAATCTTACTGTTGAATTTAGTAATGATTTTGAAAAATTTAATTTGGCTTCAATTGATTATGACCTTATTAATGTTTCATACCATTATGGTAGTGGAGAATATAGCTTTATTTTAAAAGATTATTTGCCTCTTAGTTTTAATTCATCAGGCAAAATAATAAAAAATAAAATTCTTGGAAATGTCAGAGATATTAAATTTGATTCAAAAATAATCACCAAAGATTTTTTAGATTCACATTCTTTATTTAATATTGACAAGCATTTCATTCTTTATGATCTTGTTTTAAATGGTGAATTTAATATTGATGGGGATTTACATAATCCTAACATTAATGGAAGTTTAAATATTCAAAAAGGATCAATGAGTACCGAGTATTTAAGAGCTTCTAGAAAATTTGGTGGTGATAGAACTTTAGAAATATTTGATATTCCAGTTAAAATTCAAGATAATAAAATTATTTTTAGTAATGATTTTGACTTAGATCGATATTCTAAGGC harbors:
- a CDS encoding translocation/assembly module TamB domain-containing protein, with product MDLGFLKNKTFLFLILPFFAFVLIIFSINLFVQVQIYSAKFFVVKYFESKFGFRIKYDKISPYFLSSIKIDGLELSLDGKDKILMDVVRVDLNLFKLILGDENIILNVYVKGSNLNFDINDFSLSDDLNSNSVYLDNENVILSKILNYLDRLNINLENININIKLNKNNSWLSFKVKNFSLSTLDEDFLFSSVVDFSAVKNLEINLPSKRVDDGILDSTFYFEGKFKKGFEDGYVNFSFFEFKTNYFSLLEQGFQINYSKGNLKIFNLQRDNLDFNLSYDKSNDFIRLDALFFNVNLLNWINLNKNFEVYKDYFDISLNGQLAFSYDFKNKDLRYAGIIDSSLNVDTIGKEIQGLQLEIKGNDDIVSVKNAFLKLKRGVVNYKGYYSLKDLLPIGRLNFKSAKILNFNDLNGYLDFKKDKNIFSVKSDNFNLGNLNFQNLSLKTYFLKDKVFIDYLIYLENKNSQISLKGDLNDEELSLSLGIKEFPLLFLKEVIPSSYLINFFPQTLFSGKYLNLVSDFNFNKFDYHKNRLKKFNFVVFSKLDNFKFMLDASGEKNFYKSNNFDLQYNDYNLHSSLFVKLFESGFNVSTNFSYLDKNYPLHFNVNLKNKVIVAESPLGIKLDFNYFNSKIVYTLNVNGFKVYNKTSDLLININFHGNYLSLNDDLKFKIDKFNIIKASKIPSYNFNFDFKGLYEYDKLYIFDVKFINKLSNLQGYGQFNLKDNFNGSLNLFSSLNSERYFLGINSDEHGSYFLLKFQDLDFYNFNSLSLLEGKVSGNFLLNFKKNDFKNYSLSGYLEANKLTLLGIPVQFSLNLGLLDNKLNIYDIKAKRNKKEFLTGSLRYDLSSSIGVSNMVFNSDLFSYKFNANFRNFESRDKERFGVLKTKTEGEFSFRDIKYKNEFLSNLTVEFSNDFEKFNLASIDYDLINVSYHYGSGEYSFILKDYLPLSFNSSGKIIKNKILGNVRDIKFDSKIITKDFLDSHSLFNIDKHFILYDLVLNGEFNIDGDLHNPNINGSLNIQKGSMSTEYLRASRKFGGDRTLEIFDIPVKIQDNKIIFSNDFDLDRYSKAFVSTSLNLNFLSDTIIDYYKIDINVSGRTGAPIKFDKIALSFTGYALGNFSIEGNADEIMFEGILNISNAWVYSLESSIVDLLINPFKRSKRAQTSDVNVRDFDILTHLEINFDSGVTFHWPDSNISFLQATISRGDKLVIKSDTKTDDFILKGDLNIANGFVNYNNKKFIFKSGAYISFNESRIKFDPWVKAEATNTIKDRNDKLLVTISIDSPLSLWKIEFTSYPFRTEQEIKYLLSGSTMGGFEEGGLRSAGTNAAEMAIGIVSDIALDFLIQPIEDYMRSVLDLDLLSIKTDILKNSINSNFFKIGNPTFVDVLDNTSVKVGKYLVEGVFISGGFGFLKEQMTPFSKDLNFVINLGIEFDSPFFLVNYEFDYNFMKKGLDGIGNNIGISWKFRY